Below is a genomic region from Cynocephalus volans isolate mCynVol1 chromosome 14, mCynVol1.pri, whole genome shotgun sequence.
tacagggattgaactctggaccttggtgttatcagcaccatggtctaaccacctgagctaattggccagccctatattttaattccattcttccatgaactttttgaagttctctcttATAATCTCAGGCccaattttaatgaaaaagtagTATTCAGTAAGGTCAAGTGTATGATGTTCTTTAAGTAGAGCTTTAGTCATAGAGAAGGCACATGAATTACCAAAGATACCAGATTTTACTCTTAAATCAGTGTCTACAGATGCATTATTATTTCTAAGCTCGAATagattaagaagaaatagaagacgTGGTCTCTTCCATTATCTGGTAATGAAAGAAACAGGAGAGTTAAATACATAGGAGTTacagtgagtgaatgaatgaataaatgagtaaatgaatatgaTCTCTTTGGAAAGGAAAAGTTTATGATAGGCTATGGAAGCTTGAAAAGTTTGGTGGAGAACTTAAGTCAAACAAGATGTTTGTgggtaaaggaaaagaaagaacatgttTGGTAGAGGGCAAGGGGGAATCCATTCTAGAACTTTAGATGGGAGCTGATATTTGTCATGGTTTAAAGGTAGCTCAGATAAATCATTCTGCAATAATTCATTTACATGTTTGATCACTCTGACTAAATTTTAAGTACCTCAAAGGTACTCAGCATCAGATCCCAGCACCTAGGAAGTAGCAACTCATAGtaatcctttgagaaatgctggtagaattaaatgaatgaaagaatcaaATGTATGTTTCAAGATTTCCACCTCTGAACCTAATTACTTATCTGCTCTCTTTACTGACTGCTGTTCTGTACGCCCTGCCCTAACCTTATAATTCTCTTTTGTGTCATACACTTTGCTCTGAAAGTGTGAGAGAGAAATTTCAGTTACACCTTCAATAAAGAATAGTAATCACTGATAACAgtgcttcacacacacacacacacacacacacacacacacacacacacacacacacacacacacacacacacacacacacacacacacacacacacacacacacacacacacacacacacacacacacacacacacacacacacacacacacacacacacccctaccccATTCGATACTACTCCCAGTCTTGACTATATCCAAGTCAGGAAGAACTTTAGGGGTAGCGTATCAAATTCAGGAGGTATTATCTGCATCTACCTATACATAATCTTACTTTTTTTGTTCAGTCTGTTCCCCAGTTTGCAAATACCAGCCTGAGTGAGAGAGACATGGGTAGAATCAAGGAAGCTTGAGTCTAGAGGCAGAAATAAGAAGAGCTGCACTCCCGATTGTCCAAGGGTGTACTGGTTAGCCTGGGTATTCTGTCAGTGCCAAAGCTCTGGTAGGAGGTGGGGCCTCAAGAAGCCCAGAGCCTTCTTCACTAATAACTTCCCTCACTTGAATATTTAGTTTTCCCTAATTCATGACTGACAAGAGTTAAGGAAAACTTAGCAACAGAACTGTGTGGTGTCCAGacatcttttatatttaaatctttaatctatttgcCATTTTCTGAATAATCCATTCTCTCCCCAAGGATTTGCAGTGTTATCTACATTATGTGCTAAACTCATATCTATTCTTAGGACCGTTTCTGGGGATTTTCATTCTGTTCACTTGATTTGACTGGCTATTCCTGTATTAACACTACACTCTATActgtttttaattattgtagctttataatacAGTTTAATACCTGGTACAGCACATTCCTcctcattcttctttttaaaaaattttggcagGGTTGCACTTATTTATTCTTCTAGATGAAGTTTAGACTAATTTCCCAGCATTAAAAAGAATACTGTTGGGATTCTTTTTCTTGGAGTTATGTTAAATTTGTAGACAAACGTGGGGAATATTGACATTTTTACTTTGAGGGTTTATATCcagaaatgtgttattttttccatttatttggattttcttgtgtctttcagcaaagttttacagttttcttcCCATAGATTCTTCCCAAATCGTTTTAAGTTTGCtcctcagcaccacactctcccgagtgagccacgggccggccctaagttTGCTCCTGAATATGCTATACTTCCTTCTTGCCTTTGTACatgagatattttatttgttttggggtttttggcactggctggtaaggggatctgaatgtACATGAGATATTTTAAGTTCTCTGGATGTACTTGGATTTCCTCGGTCAATATGTGTTtgcctctatttttattttcctctggccATTAGAGTAGAGATGTAGGAGGGAGGCTCAGGCACTTCAGATCGCTTGCTCCTGGAGGAAGTGGAAGTGAGACCTATGCTTCCCTCCCAGACTTGGAATCCTTTTCACCCCTGCCCCTTGTGACGTGAGTAGCCATGAGAGAAGCTTTCCTTTTGCTTTCATCATCTTTTTATAAAACtctcactaattttttaaatgtaaaaaaaatagtatctttAGCGAAAGCAATATCTGTGTTTCCATAGAAACTGGATTAGActttcaatgaaatattttaatgacaaaagatgtttgttttctttaaggaagagTTCAGTGAACTGGATTTACCACATACACCTAATAAGATACTTTTGAGTTTCCTGTTGGTTGTAAAAGGAATATTATAGTGCTGTAGTTATCTGAGTTAAGAATCATCAGTGGGAACTATTATAAGAGGGgtcttcttgcttttttatctgGTTCAGGGATTGAATTTCACCACTATATGATGAAACTGAGTCTGCTTAATATACTTCATTCCTCCCCTGTGGCTGGCCCAAGCATTAATGTGGGGATGTGTCTGCAGGCGTTGGCATGTGGGCAGGGCAGTCATCAGGCTGGAGCAGTACAGCAATGGAGAAGACCAAAGCATGCACTGCCAAAGACAGAAGTTGGCTTTGGATCTGCAAAAATCCAGAAAGAACTCTGGTCCTATTTTCGTAGAACTAGGCCAGAAAACACTGAATGAACAAGTAATACCCTCACCTTGAATTAGTCAGATGGCTTATTTCTAGTTTCACAACCAGGATTGTTCTTTGGAAACCCACATTTGGGTAGTGAAAATTGCACTTTCTGGGCTAGATTCTTGTGTAACAAGAAATGACGATGCATCAAAAGATTattctattattatatttttatcagtAGACAAACTTCCTAAAAAATTTACATACTCATATCTGTATATAAACTTCATCATAAAAGGACTAATGTGACACTATTCTGAATCATGCAGTCTTTGCAAATAACAAGCAGGATGAAAAATgtctaaatataattttaatttttgaacattCTTCCTAATTTGAAAATTAGCCTATAAATTCTACATGAAATAAGTTGAATAACTATATAAGTGACTAATTATACTTTCTCATAGTGTTTCTAATAACATGATCTGTTTTTATGGCTCTTTCCAAAGAATATTATGCAAcataaataagtacattttaCATACAGGTCCTGCTTTTCTcccccccccgccacacacacacatagtagTGGGCAGAGCAAATCTCCAGTGTTAGTCTTTGCTTGCAGTTCTTCCACATGGACAGCTTTTCACAGCAAGTGGAAGACATAAAATAGTAAAGCATTTGTACCATAACATCTTCCTAGCTCCGAAATAAGTGCTATACTCCTGGAGCTTGTCAAGGCCTAGAGGGCCCTTGTAGAGTCTAGGACAACTTCCTCATGATCCACATGAGGCAGGAGGTTTAGAAGGATGACTTCATGCACATTCATGTGTCTTACAGCTTTCTGAAGCAGTCGTCTTCTTTTGGTCTGCATTCCCAACTTTTGCTAATATAGTAAAATTCTTAAGAGGAAAAATGGGCAAACCTAAAGGCATGCATTATTTctcagttcagctggagggtagCCTCCAAGGCTTCCCTCCCTGTTCAGGGAGCTCTGTTTCAGGTAGTTGTGTGTAGGCAGTGAAACTTTATCTAAAACCCCAAGACTCTGAGCGCTGCTGAAGGTGCAGAGATGTACTAGAGATGGACTCTGTCCTCTAGAAGCTTACAGTATAGTTGAATAGACGACATAatccattcagcaaacatttgttaaGCGTGTGTGTGTTCAAGGCACTGTGGCAACCCAGCAGTGATTATGCCGCAGCCCCAGCTTTCTAAGATGTTTGCAATGAACAGCTAAGTAACAAATATCAGACAGTGCAGGCAGTGCCGTGAACCTCCCAGTGAATAGTGTAAACAAATAACTATTCAGAAAATGGAGGAATCACTGTGGCCTGGGAAGGCTTGCGAAAGCTTTAAGGATGTGGTGGGCTTAAGGAAAAACTCCAAATCTCGGCTATTTCTTACATTTATGGAATCTGCTAGGTTCTAGAATAAAGCCCAAACCAAgcgtcttagtccgttttgtgttgctataacagaaatacctgagactgggtaatttataaagaacaggtttatttggcttaggattctgggacagctgcatctggcatgggcctcaggctgcttctactcatggcggaaagtggcaggtcACTGCAgggtacaagcagaccacatggccagaggaagcaagagagagaggaggtgccagggtctttttaaaacaaccagctctcgctgGAACTGATAGAGtgggaactcactcattaatcccccctcccccagggagagcatgaatccattcatgagggatccctccccatgactcaatcagtttccaacactgccacattggggatcaaattaccacatgcgttttggaggggacaacgcatccaaactccatcaccaaggATTCAGTGAAATGTAAACTTCCAAAATTGTGAAAACTTTTGTGCTTCTGGTCATACTGTGACTAAAGGCTTTCCACTCAGTGGTTCATCATGGCTTTTTCCTCATCCAGactttctccctctcccactctGTTCCACCATGCCAGTTTGCCATGCCCCATGACCTAGAGGCAGTTGTCCTCAGCTGTTCAGCATATGCTCATTAGTATAGCAATGCCATGATATAcgtttttcttattaaaaaataaaaaaggtatttaactttttgaataaCAATAGATTTACATGGTTGAAATCCCAAAAcgtataaaaaattatttaggaagAATTGCCTTCCTTTCTTATCTCTGATTGTTCCCTGCTCTCACTGCCCAGCCACTGCCATTAGTTTCTTATGTATCATTCCAGAGTTTGTGTACACACAATAAAACATTACTATAGATTCTTGTTTTCCCTCCATTTTTATACAAAGATAGCATGTTGTACTCACATTTTGATAGCATGCTTTTCTTCACTTAACAATGTATCTGGGAGACCTTTCCTAATGGTACACAGAGCACATTCTCACTCTTTTCTATAGCTGCATAGTACTCTACTATATAGATGCACCATAAGTTATTTCACTGGTTCCCTACTGGTTgtcatttgtgttgtttcaatcTTTACTATTTCAAATAAAGCTTCAATGAGTAACTATACACTATGTCATTGACATGTGTAAATACAGCAGTGATATAGCCATTTAGTAGTTTCGAATGGGGTCTCTTACAGAAAACTATGGGTTAAAAGGATTCTCACCCTGGCATGTCAGtattttctgatttggatgttCTGTGGGGCACACTGTAATCCAGAAACCTGGGAATAACCTGATAAATATGCCTAGTAATAGCAGATATTATTCCCTACCCTGACAATTGTATTATAAATAGACTTGACTTAGAAAACTCCGTATTTTGCTCTCATTGGTTTTCACCAGAGTTGCCTGACTtcaaaagatgtttatttggcaAGAGGTCATTGGTAGCATTTGCCATCACTGGGCCTGGGCAACTTCATCCTCTTTTAGAATTCATTCTTCTTGGGGTACCTTCTGGCCCTCTATGAAATTCTCAAATGCTACTGTGATCATGTTTCTGTAGACGGGCCCATCTTCGCTTGTGCCTGGAGAAATTGAAGGGGCTGGTGCCACTTGGTCCTGAATCAAATCGACATACTACGTTGAGTTTACTAACAAAAGCCAAATTGCACATAAAGGTAAGTGTATCCTGGGGATGTCCCTTTATCTTTGCCTGTCCAGTGAGAGTTTGTCTGTTGTTACGAGGGACAGAAAATGTATATCTTCAGGACAGTCCTCTCCTCTGAACTCTTTCACCCTGCCTCTTGGATGAATCCCATGCACCTCAAATGCTGCATGTCCAAAATTCAATAGAGTATGTCTCACCCCTGTGCACCAGAAGTTAAGCAGTCCATCCAACTATCCATTTGATTGTACAAGCCAGAAACTCAGGAGTCCTTGTTAACTCCTGCTCCTTAGCCGTGTATATCTAAGCCATCTCCAAGACCTCAGTATTTCATGACCTGGTCTACTTCCACCTTCATCCCACCATTGTCTACTGCAATAAACTCTTCACAGGTCTTCCTACATCCCTCTGGCCCCCTTCTGGTCTACTTCCCATGCTTCCCCAAAACAATCCTTCCAGAGCACAAATCAACACACTACCCTGTTTAAAATTCTTCTGTGGCTCAGGAGAAACTCTTTCACCAGGACTGCCCCAGGCTCTGCCTACCCTGGCCCTCACCTGTGTCTGCAGCAGCATCTTGTACCGTACACTCCCCTCTCTCCAGCCCTCCTCTCAGTCCCTTGCACTTGTCATCTTCTCTCACCACTGGGCCTTTatacatgctgttccctctgcttggtatgctttcccctttctttttcacCTAGTTAATGtctactcatccttcagatctcagcacAAGTCTTGCTAGCTCAGAGAAGCCTTCACTGACCTTCCTGACTCAGTCACCTCCTTCCTGTGACAGGTGGTCCTGTAATTGGATATCTCTGTCTCTTAGCACTTGTCACATTCGACATTTGGCAGTGGCTTGTGTGACAATTGGGTTGACTCCATCATTAGACTGTAGACTCCACAAGGGAGGGGAGTGGGTCTTTGGGCTCACTTTGTATGCCAGCACCTCACAGAGTGTAGCACAGAGCTGACCCGCAGTATGCAGCTTGGATAGCAAAGGCTAAGGTGAGTTGTATTCAAACTCCTGAGAGCCATAGCCAAAATTACTGCTCAGCATGTTTTACAGTCATGTCTTGGCTGGACAAATATCACTTTTATTATGGTTATTATGGTTAGTAGCCTGTATGCGTGACAATTCTGGGAGAAAAAGGATTTCTATTTAAAGCAAAACGACTTAATTAAACAATCTTCTTAATTATCTGGAGTATATGAGAAGATAGGGGGCAGGTTTGTAAAAACAAGTAGTCTATGGAAGTGTGTTTTCTAGGCTCTTCTATTGGACAATTTGGAATCAGGACTTCAGAAGGAACTGTTATTTCCTGATAACAAGCAGAAGATAATTGAGACTTGGCATGCCTCAAAAAAGTGCTATGTAATTGGGGCATGTACttgaataaacataattttaaatggaaGTGTGTCTCTTAAACTCCCATCATGTGCACTTTTCTATTTGAGAGAGATTAGCTGTTTAGGGGATCACTGCAGGCAAGGGAGACCAGGTTGGGGGTTCCTGCCTGTAGTCTTTTTGATACCAAAATTGAGGGGTACCATTTGTGCCCACCAGGATGCCAGAGTGTCAGAGCTCCCCCCAGAATCCCTGTCACAGGACAAGTACTCTAGTGTTGTTGATACTGAAGAAGTTAGACAAAACCAGAAGTCACTGGCCAGTTAACTTGCTGTCGCAAAGAGAAGCCTGACAGGTGACACACCACATGGCTTCTGAGGAAAGCTGGCGTCTTTCACTGCTAGAAGGGAAGATGCAGTGTCATCGCCAATTTAGAAATCTCCCTGTGGGCTCTAGCAGCTACCCCTTTGACTTGCAGAAACTTGAAGATTGTGACAGAAAAGCCATCCACCAAATAGACCAGCTTCAGCGAGAACAGCGGCACCTGAAAAGACAGCTGGAGAAGCTGGGCATTGAAAGAATACGGATGGACAGCATCGGCTCCACGGTCTCCTCGGAGCGCTCCGACTCAGACAGGGGTGAGCCACTCTGCTCCTTCTCAGCCCACCTCCGCCCCCTCCCTCATGCCAGAAGGATACAGTGCTGCTCTCAGGAGGCAGAGcataaaaggaaacaagaaattGTTGAGGGTTTAGGGAAGTTGAGGAGTGTGACCTCTACTAATAAGTCCCTCTTTCCTATTAGCAGTTAGGGAGCAGCATCCAAAGGAGGGTTTGATTGGGGTTGCTTTGATTTTCAGCCTGAGTTTTCTGCAGAATGCCTTCACCGATGTCTCTCTCTTGTCCTTCCTGCAGAAGAAATTGATGTTGACGTGGAAAGCACAGACTATCTCACGGCCGATCTGGACTGGAGCAGCAGCAGCGTGAGTGATTCTGATGAGCGGGGCAGCATGCAGAGCCTGGGCAGTGACGAGGGCTACTCCAGCTCCAGCATCAAGAGAATAAAGCTGCAGGACAGTTGCAAAACGTGCCTTGGTCTATAAGAGAGTGGGCGTGGGGCTGCCTCCCCGATGGTTCTCCCTGTCGGATCTGATTAGGTAGTGTATTGGACCTGCCCACACGCTCTTGCATGTGAACTTCAGTGTACCACCTGTACCAAAATCAGTTTTGTCAAAGTTTTCAAGGAAGTGCTTAGGATTATGGGTTTCTGATTGCATCCActagcttctctctctctccataaaaATTCGTCTCTGAGAGACTGTACATTCCATTCAATTTGGAGCACCCAAGAATTCTTAGACCGAGTAAGCAATTTTCATATCTCGGCAATTTCCCCTTCTTCTTTACTGTCCTCATGTAGTCTACCAGACTGTTCTTGAAGTTTTCTGGCTTACTATGTTACTTGCATAGGAGAAATGTTGAAGTATGTCTTGTGCTtaggaaactgaagaaaacaacttttaaagTTGAGATCCTGATCTCAGAACTCCAAAGTAAGCTTTGAAAGCAGCAATTAAGAGCACTTAACCACGGACCTCACCCCCAGCGAGGAAGTCAGGAATACCTCCAGAAAACACACCCTGCACACACAGTCCATGCTAATCCCCGACTCGCGTGTGGATGGGAGCAGTATTTCTCACTTTAAAATGGGCACCTTGACAGTGTGTCTTTGAGGTTGCACAGCTATTAAAAGTTCCAACATTATTTGTTCTTACAGACAAAATGGTATAATTGTTGTGCGATATTCTTGGGACTTCACTGTGTACTGCTATCTCAAGTCACATTTTCCCCTCAGAGTTTGTTAATGCTATTTGTCtctggaacatttttttttcctacctcagAGATAAATGAGATCTCCATCTCCCACTTAACACAGTGATTatgcctcttccctccccccccaccccccataagTGACATTTGGTCCAATTCTAATGTATTTTCCTATTCAACTTTCAGCAATAACTGAGCTTTGGCACTAGCTGAGCTAGTGGCCATcatcagtgaaagaaaaagttCACATTTCTACTCTCTGTGTTGCAGGTGAACAGGAGGGGATGGTACAGTGTTACTAGAATTCCTCTCCTTAATGATTATTTTTGGACACACCTGGAAACTTCTTTATGAAGGCTTTTGGGTTGATAGTTTAAAaggctgatttttctttttggtaatgaTTTCTCACTTAAGTGGTCTCCCACTTCGTAGCATTTTTATTTAAGCTAAAACGGAgcacatgtatatgtacataagACATGTTAAATCTATAaatactatttattcattttatataaacTAATGTAATGGAAAATAAATTCTTATGACTTTGTGCTTTTATAGATGTTCTAGAAACTTTGTATGTAGGTATCTACAAAATTGGTTCATTCCCCTTAATATTTTTGCATTCATATTTTTGAGGTCTTGAAGTTTTCAGCCTCTGGCAAATCTTTTTCATTGAAATTGAACCATTTGTAAAACCTGTGACCCTGAAGCGGAGTGTGTGTCACCAAGTGATGAGAACATTCCTAAAATCCACAGGCACACTGCGACCTAAGGGCTCAACGGGTGACTCAGCAGCGGGCAGCCGCCCGCCCATGCCCCGCTGCTGGCCCACGCCGAGCACAGCACAGCCTCGCAGCTCCACAGCCCACCAGCCTCCACACAACTGAGGTCAGAGTTCACGAGCACTCTGTACGGAAGCTCATTCTATACCTGAAGAGTGATCTAAACAAAGCAAGCTTGCTtctgtgggtttctttttttttaatgattctttaatgtattaaacattttttaaaaattggaaatagtGGATTCCTAAAATGATTCCAAAGTCATTTGTAATTCTTCTGTTCTCATTTGGttctggttttttcttttttttttttcatttcaactttgggtggggggaggggcaggtgacacaaaggatttttttttttaattgttggaATCTTTTCCGAGAACCAGCTGAAGATTTGCACTGAAATACAACTTGTATgccttttgcatttttaaagccTGCTTCCTGAATTTAAGCAGAGTGATAGAGTTCAAAGAGCCAGCTTAGCCTGTAACATGTTTGAAAAAGATATATCTGCACTTTGAGGTCCCTTTCAAATGCCATTTGCTAGACCTCTCAAACACTTTGTTTAATTGCTACATCCAAGCGCCTCACAAGTCCACGTTGCTAGATGCTATATGACATCGAAAATTCTAGACTTTGGAAAAAGCTTGTGGGCTTGcattgggggagggaagggaacaaaatttgtgtatttgtttaattTAGAAATAAGGCATCTGAGAGATGccattattttctgtgttttaattgTTGTGCCTTTGAGTTAAATTGCATTTTTGTCTTTTGGTTGCAATATGAAATGTACTGTCCCAATATAAAACAGTAATTATTTGACCTTTGCACTGTTTGTCTGGTCCTTTTCAATTTGATTGCATATAAATGTGGAACTTGATAGAtctctatatttttaatacaCTTGTGATAAACTGACACCAGGGTTAGACATTACTTTCAAAGCTTGAGGTGTAGACGAGTCAGCATGCTAGACAGGCTTCTCTCTAACCAAAACTGTAAACTTCAGGACCAGCAAACTCAGCCTAAGGCAGCTAATCCCCTTCCCCACGCAGCTGATCGGCAGCTCTGATTCACCAATCTGTCCTCTCTCGTTCACTGATCCACCAGCGTGACTGCTAAGAGCTATAGAgtctttttggttgttttgttttttaagcagaATAAAAAACCTTTATATTGgggttggtggggggaggggttgggCAAAGATATAAACCCCAGCCTTTAAGACTTTAACAATTGTACATAAACATAGATGTGTATAAATATAGGCACAtgcatatttttatgtgaaagttgatttttaaaaactaaaaagaaatctaaattgCACTCATTGATACCAGTATAATGCAGATGGGAAAGTAAGAGTGCATAGTCCAATTTAATTTCATGCAATGAGAAAAACATATATGTCTGCTTCTGTTAACATCCCTGAAAACACAGCTTTCCATCCCTTGTTGGCTTTGAATGGTGGGCCAAGCACCTGGGGGgtatttttattgtggttttcttttGCTAAGCAGAGAGATTGAATTCTCCAAGGTGCTGATAGTGACTGCTGGCTCCTTTCTCTAGTCACAGACCTAATGCTAGTTTAGTAATTCAAAGAGCATAACATTTTTTGATCAGGACCTAGATTCTCCCTGTCAACTCAAGACTAAAATAATTTCAGTGTTGATTCAGAATTGAGCATTAAGTAGGCCCTGATCCTGCAGTCTGCTGCTTCAGTGTTTTTTGTTgctgtcttgtttttattttttaaggtgggCATTTTCCTTTAACCTCCacttttttcaaaagaaacagaGGGTCCTCAACCTGCATTTCCTATGGGCTTCTCTCTCCCATCCCTGAAGTGGCCAAGAGGAAATCCTGGGCTGTAAGAAAAAGTATAAACTAGGTAGGATTGTGATGCTCAAAATAACTGTATAGCAATATCTTGGGGCTTGATAATGgacttttttcttcttgcctCTTCCCCCTCCTTTAAAGAGagcttatttttgaaaatgtgtgtgtgtgtgtgtgtgtacacacagacacattatTGTTTAGGTTTTTATACCATACTGTATTGGCAAGAATACTACTT
It encodes:
- the MXD1 gene encoding max dimerization protein 1; translation: MATAGRMNIQMLLEAADYLERREREAEHGYASMLPYNNKDRDALKRRNKSKKNNSSSRSTHNEMEKNRRAHLRLCLEKLKGLVPLGPESNRHTTLSLLTKAKLHIKKLEDCDRKAIHQIDQLQREQRHLKRQLEKLGIERIRMDSIGSTVSSERSDSDREEIDVDVESTDYLTADLDWSSSSVSDSDERGSMQSLGSDEGYSSSSIKRIKLQDSCKTCLGL